A genomic window from Gammaproteobacteria bacterium includes:
- a CDS encoding transglutaminase domain-containing protein codes for MLTFQTARSLFATEFLDSDTTTVRDFTAQIVGSERDPVKQAIKLFYAVRDGIDYDVYDIDLSRAGMKASSIIKKGVGFCIHKSIVFAAAARYLGIPTRLAFTDVRNHISTASLRKLVGGDVFHYHAYAEIYLNGRWVKSTPVFNRKLCHLFGVDPLDFDGTTDATLQPYDKKGNRYIEFIRHHGTFEEFPYEQCVAHLLLHHPRLFRDGWQTVRGDLAQERSLEAATQW; via the coding sequence ATGTTGACGTTCCAAACAGCACGGTCATTATTCGCCACCGAGTTTCTAGACAGTGATACGACCACCGTCCGGGACTTTACCGCGCAGATAGTCGGTTCAGAGCGGGATCCGGTCAAGCAGGCCATAAAATTGTTCTACGCCGTGCGCGATGGCATCGACTACGACGTATACGACATAGACCTGTCGCGTGCCGGCATGAAGGCCAGCTCCATAATAAAAAAAGGCGTTGGCTTTTGCATACACAAGTCTATCGTATTCGCCGCGGCCGCGAGGTATTTGGGAATTCCAACCCGGCTCGCATTTACCGATGTACGAAATCACATCAGCACCGCATCGTTAAGGAAGCTGGTCGGCGGGGATGTGTTTCATTACCACGCCTATGCCGAGATCTACCTCAATGGACGATGGGTCAAAAGCACACCGGTTTTCAACCGCAAGCTTTGCCACCTGTTCGGCGTCGATCCGCTGGATTTCGACGGGACCACAGACGCGACGCTGCAGCCCTATGATAAGAAAGGCAATCGCTACATTGAATTCATTCGTCATCATGGCACCTTCGAGGAGTTTCCCTACGAGCAGTGTGTTGCCCACCTACTGTTGCACCATCCTCGTTTGTTTAGGGATGGCTGGCAGACCGTTCGTGGTGATCTGGCGCAGGAGCGGAGCCTCGAGGCTGCAACGCAATGGTAG